AAATCAGGTGGTTTTGGAACCGTACAGACAATAGAAAACTTAATGAGGTGAATATGGATACAAGACCTATAGTGGCAATTACGTTGGGAGATCCTGCAAGCATTGGACCTGAGATAACCATCAAGGCATTTTCCACTCATACCTTGCTTGATCGATGCAGGCCTTTGGTTGTTGGGGATGTAACGATACTCCATCGGGCTCTTTCCTTCCCTGGCATTCCTCAGGTAGCACTCAATGCGATACAGAACGTCTCTGATGCCAAATTTGAACAGGGCACCATTGATGTGTTCGACCTTGGTATCTGTGACAATGCCTTGCCCCCTGTAGGGGAGGTCTCCAATCTCAGTGGCGATGCAGCCTTCCAGTATGTACTGAAGGCAATCGACCTGGCAAAGTCGGGCGAAGTCGATGCTACGGTAACCAACGCACTTAACAAAGAGGCAATGAATAAAGCCGGACATCATTTTGATGGCCATACGGAAATCTACGCCCACTATACGGGGGTCACGAACCAGACCATGATGCTTGTCCATGGCGATTTGAGAGTCGTGCATGTCTCTACGCATGTAAGTCTCAGACAAGCTTGCGACCGGGTGAAAAAGGCAAGGGTGCTGGAGGTTATCGAGATAGCTGACAAGGCCTGCAAAGACTTGGGCATCGCCAGCCCCCGGGTTGCGGTCGCCGGTTTGAATCCCCACTGCGGGGAAGGGGGCTTGTTCGGCACAGAAGAGATCGAGGAGATTTCCCCTGCGATCGAGGAAGCCAGAAAAGAAGGGATCAACGTTATAGGCCCCATTCCCCCTGATACTATTTTTTCCAAGGCCCTTGGGGGAATGTATGATATCGTGGTGGCAATGTATCATGACCAAGGGCATATACCGTTGAAAGTAGTGGGCTTTGTCTACGACAGGGCTTCCAAGGCCTGGAAATCGGTCAGTGGGGTCAATATCACCTTGGGGCTTCCCATTATCAGGACCTCGGTAGACCACGGCACTGCCTTCGACCAGGCAGGCAAGGGTACAGCTGACGAACTGAGTCTGATCAATGCGATTGACAATGCCATAGACCTTGCTAAGCAGAAAATGAGAAATAAGTAGGTACGGAAAACAAAATAGTGAGAGAAGAGGCAGTATCGAATGGATGCTGCCTCTTATGTATCCCTATCGTTTTTCTCCTTACTGTCCTATAATCCTGTATATCTTTCAGTTGGGTATAAAGATAAAGCCCCACCCAAGAGATTTCTCCCTGGAGTAGGGCTTTTCCAAACACTGCAGTTTCAAGTCCCTTCTGTTTACAACAAGGCAAACAAAAGATACCAAAAGACAAA
The sequence above is a segment of the Sphaerochaeta pleomorpha str. Grapes genome. Coding sequences within it:
- the pdxA gene encoding 4-hydroxythreonine-4-phosphate dehydrogenase PdxA, whose protein sequence is MDTRPIVAITLGDPASIGPEITIKAFSTHTLLDRCRPLVVGDVTILHRALSFPGIPQVALNAIQNVSDAKFEQGTIDVFDLGICDNALPPVGEVSNLSGDAAFQYVLKAIDLAKSGEVDATVTNALNKEAMNKAGHHFDGHTEIYAHYTGVTNQTMMLVHGDLRVVHVSTHVSLRQACDRVKKARVLEVIEIADKACKDLGIASPRVAVAGLNPHCGEGGLFGTEEIEEISPAIEEARKEGINVIGPIPPDTIFSKALGGMYDIVVAMYHDQGHIPLKVVGFVYDRASKAWKSVSGVNITLGLPIIRTSVDHGTAFDQAGKGTADELSLINAIDNAIDLAKQKMRNK